One window from the genome of Paraclostridium sordellii encodes:
- a CDS encoding Crp/Fnr family transcriptional regulator translates to MKNNNYKLDHVKIFKNINNNTKVEILKYGKLIYLNQKDVLFNEKDVIDKVYILIDGKVSIFKISENGDRKIIFILNKGEMVNEINLEFKRATISCEAFEDCLILEYNLETFLGMMKNDFELTKNIISYMERRNRRLYRQVKNSISIKIDKRLAAKLYRLANEYGKEIDGWHFIDIKITITYLADMLGCPRESLSRAMRVLETNGLVRIENKKIYVRKVEIARYFKEK, encoded by the coding sequence ATGAAAAATAATAATTATAAATTAGATCATGTAAAGATATTTAAAAATATAAATAATAATACAAAAGTTGAAATTTTAAAGTACGGCAAATTAATTTACTTAAATCAAAAAGATGTATTATTTAATGAAAAGGATGTAATTGATAAGGTTTATATTTTGATTGATGGAAAAGTTTCTATATTTAAAATAAGTGAAAATGGAGATAGAAAGATAATATTTATATTAAATAAAGGGGAGATGGTAAATGAAATAAATTTAGAATTTAAAAGGGCTACTATAAGCTGCGAAGCTTTTGAAGATTGTTTAATATTAGAATACAACTTAGAAACCTTTTTAGGTATGATGAAAAATGATTTTGAATTAACTAAAAATATTATAAGTTATATGGAAAGACGAAATAGAAGATTATATAGGCAAGTTAAAAATTCTATTTCAATAAAAATAGATAAAAGATTGGCCGCAAAACTTTATAGATTAGCTAATGAATACGGAAAAGAAATAGATGGATGGCATTTCATAGATATAAAAATAACAATAACTTATTTAGCTGATATGTTAGGATGTCCAAGAGAAAGCTTATCTAGGGCTATGAGGGTTTTAGAAACTAATGGACTTGTAAGGATTGAAAATAAAAAAATATATGTAAGGAAAGTTGAAATAGCAAGATACTTTAAAGAAAAATAA
- a CDS encoding GntR family transcriptional regulator, whose amino-acid sequence MSFIPNDKEPVYIQIIRYIKQQIVRGDLQPGDSIPSRREMAVNIKVNPNTVQKSYKEMEDMGIITTQRNYQSNITTDENLINKIKEDLINESMEVFIENMKAINVNKEDLIKIINDRY is encoded by the coding sequence ATGAGCTTTATTCCAAATGACAAGGAACCCGTGTATATACAGATTATAAGATACATAAAACAACAAATTGTAAGGGGAGATTTACAACCAGGAGACTCTATACCATCTAGAAGGGAGATGGCTGTAAATATTAAGGTAAACCCAAATACGGTTCAAAAATCATATAAGGAGATGGAAGATATGGGGATAATTACTACACAAAGAAATTATCAAAGTAACATAACTACAGATGAAAATCTTATAAATAAGATAAAAGAGGATTTAATTAATGAATCTATGGAAGTTTTTATAGAGAATATGAAAGCTATAAATGTAAATAAAGAAGATCTTATAAAGATAATAAATGATAGATATTAG
- the asrB gene encoding anaerobic sulfite reductase subunit AsrB, translated as MNPYIPVGAEILEIIKHTEIEWTFRTKCNSKGVLPGQFYEISIPKYGESPISVSGTGKDYIDFTIRKVGKVTDEIFSYKVGDKFFLRGPYGNGFDISLYEDREIVVVAGGSGLAPVRGIMDYYYDNFEKCKSFKLIVGFKSPKDILFKDDLKRWSEKLDVIVTVDGAEEGYEGHIGLVTKYIPSLEIKNIDNVSAIVVGSPMMMKFTVREFLKRDLDEKNIWVSYERKMCCGVGKCGHCKMDDTYICIDGPVFNYFEAKKLID; from the coding sequence ATGAATCCATATATACCAGTTGGAGCTGAAATTTTAGAAATAATAAAACATACAGAGATTGAATGGACGTTTAGAACAAAGTGCAACTCTAAAGGTGTATTACCAGGTCAATTCTATGAAATATCAATACCAAAATATGGTGAAAGTCCTATATCTGTTTCGGGAACAGGTAAAGACTATATTGACTTTACAATAAGAAAAGTAGGTAAAGTTACAGATGAAATATTTAGTTATAAAGTGGGAGATAAATTTTTCTTAAGAGGACCATATGGAAATGGATTTGATATATCACTTTATGAAGATAGAGAGATTGTAGTAGTAGCTGGAGGTAGTGGATTAGCACCAGTAAGAGGGATAATGGATTATTATTATGATAACTTTGAAAAATGCAAAAGCTTTAAGTTAATAGTAGGATTTAAATCACCTAAAGATATTTTATTTAAAGATGATTTAAAAAGATGGAGTGAGAAACTAGATGTTATAGTAACTGTGGATGGTGCAGAAGAAGGATATGAAGGACATATAGGTCTTGTAACTAAATATATCCCATCTCTTGAAATTAAAAATATTGATAATGTATCGGCTATAGTTGTAGGATCACCTATGATGATGAAATTTACAGTAAGAGAATTCTTAAAAAGAGATTTAGATGAAAAAAATATATGGGTTTCATATGAAAGAAAGATGTGTTGTGGAGTAGGTAAGTGTGGTCATTGCAAAATGGATGATACTTATATATGTATAGATGGACCTGTATTTAACTATTTTGAGGCTAAAAAATTAATAGACTAG
- the asrC gene encoding sulfite reductase subunit C — protein MIRDLNTKKVMKNAYRITKNKYETALRVRIPGGCVDPESLIIVSKIANEYGNGQIHITTRQGFEILGIPMEKMDEVNKIIQPVIEKMSINQEDKDKGYPAAGTRNIASCIGNKICPKAQYNTTKFAKRIEKEIYPNDFHFKVALTGCPNDCIKARMHDFGIIGMALPRFEKERCVSCGACVKKCKQLSTGALSAQNYRPVRDHKKCIGCGECVLNCPTNAWTRDEKKYFRLSIMGRTGKKNPRLGEDFIVWADEESIVKVIKNTYKYVDEYIDKNAPTGKEHVGYIVDRTGFMEFKKWILEGVELPDIAQVNENVYWGGIRYK, from the coding sequence GTGATAAGAGATTTAAATACTAAGAAAGTAATGAAAAATGCATATAGAATAACTAAGAATAAATATGAAACGGCTCTTAGAGTAAGAATACCTGGTGGATGTGTAGATCCAGAAAGTCTTATTATAGTTTCTAAAATAGCAAATGAATATGGAAATGGGCAAATTCATATAACAACAAGACAGGGTTTTGAAATACTAGGGATTCCAATGGAAAAAATGGATGAGGTTAACAAAATAATACAACCAGTTATAGAAAAAATGAGTATAAATCAAGAAGACAAAGATAAAGGATACCCAGCTGCAGGTACTAGAAATATAGCTTCATGTATAGGAAATAAAATCTGTCCAAAAGCTCAGTATAATACTACGAAATTTGCAAAGAGAATTGAAAAAGAAATTTATCCAAATGATTTTCACTTTAAAGTAGCATTAACAGGGTGTCCAAATGATTGCATTAAAGCTAGAATGCATGATTTTGGAATCATAGGGATGGCATTACCTAGGTTTGAAAAAGAAAGATGTGTATCTTGTGGGGCATGTGTTAAAAAGTGTAAACAACTTTCAACAGGTGCTTTAAGTGCTCAAAACTATAGACCTGTTAGAGATCATAAAAAATGTATAGGATGTGGAGAGTGTGTACTAAACTGTCCTACAAATGCATGGACTAGAGATGAAAAGAAATATTTTAGATTATCTATAATGGGTAGAACAGGTAAGAAAAATCCAAGACTTGGAGAAGATTTTATAGTTTGGGCAGATGAAGAGAGTATAGTTAAGGTTATAAAAAATACTTATAAATATGTTGATGAATATATAGATAAAAATGCTCCGACAGGAAAAGAACATGTAGGTTATATTGTTGATAGAACTGGATTTATGGAATTTAAAAAATGGATATTAGAAGGTGTAGAACTACCTGATATAGCACAGGTTAATGAAAATGTGTATTGGGGTGGAATAAGATATAAGTAA
- a CDS encoding ABC transporter ATP-binding protein: protein MIEVKNATKKYKKVKALDNISFEIHEGKITCLLGINGVGKSTVLKAICGLIKLDSGEILIDGEKIDNKIYDKVAFVPDVDNYFVQFTIKQSFEFMKEFYKNWDDKKAYEMLDLFNLNDNSKISNLSKGNIARVKIILGFAQNAKYTILDEPFSGIDIFKREDFLKVMTKYITDEQSIIITTHEISEIEMIADDVILIDDGRVSLVFNAEETREEEGKSIIDKMSEVYKNE from the coding sequence ATGATAGAAGTAAAGAATGCTACTAAAAAATACAAAAAAGTAAAAGCTTTAGATAATATATCTTTTGAAATACATGAAGGTAAGATAACTTGTTTATTAGGAATAAATGGAGTTGGAAAGTCAACAGTTTTAAAGGCTATATGTGGACTTATTAAGCTAGATAGTGGAGAAATACTTATAGATGGAGAAAAAATAGATAATAAAATATATGACAAAGTAGCTTTCGTTCCAGATGTTGATAATTATTTTGTTCAATTTACGATAAAACAAAGTTTTGAATTTATGAAAGAGTTCTATAAAAACTGGGATGATAAAAAAGCATATGAAATGCTAGACTTATTTAACTTAAATGATAATAGTAAAATATCAAATTTATCTAAAGGTAATATAGCTAGAGTTAAAATAATTTTAGGATTTGCACAAAATGCAAAGTACACTATACTAGATGAACCATTTTCTGGTATAGATATTTTTAAAAGAGAAGATTTCTTAAAAGTTATGACAAAGTATATTACAGATGAGCAAAGTATAATAATAACAACTCATGAAATATCTGAGATAGAAATGATAGCAGATGATGTTATTTTAATAGATGATGGACGAGTATCGTTAGTATTCAATGCAGAGGAAACTCGTGAAGAAGAAGGAAAATCTATAATAGATAAGATGAGTGAGGTGTATAAGAATGAATAA
- the asrA gene encoding anaerobic sulfite reductase subunit AsrA, translated as MKIKLSKNEFNNSLKKLKEKYKLFAPVSLAYKGTYSDTDVVRYKEIEDIEEIELNKKSNFSPKEIVLPISETLFYFTEDEFKEANQKEDKDILIFLRACDINGIKRIDQIYLENGKEEDYFYKRIREKVNFVLIGCSESFRNCFCVSMDSNKTDNYSIGLNFRNDEVQLHINDEAFSNYFDGEDIDFEVDYVKENDISISVNENINTLKVSMDDMWREYDDRCIACGRCNFVCPTCTCFTMQDIFYKENENVGERRRVWASCHVDGYTDMAGGHSFRRLRGDRMRFKTLHKIYDFNKRFGYQMCVGCGRCDDACPQYISFSTCIEKVNDLVNKEEK; from the coding sequence ATGAAAATAAAATTATCTAAAAATGAATTTAATAATTCATTAAAAAAGTTAAAAGAAAAGTATAAATTATTTGCACCTGTATCATTAGCATATAAAGGGACTTACTCTGATACAGATGTAGTTAGGTATAAGGAAATAGAAGATATAGAGGAAATAGAACTAAATAAAAAATCAAATTTTTCACCTAAGGAAATTGTTTTACCAATATCAGAAACATTATTTTATTTTACAGAGGATGAATTTAAAGAAGCTAATCAAAAAGAAGATAAAGATATATTAATCTTTTTAAGAGCTTGTGATATTAATGGAATTAAAAGAATAGACCAAATATATTTAGAAAATGGAAAAGAAGAAGATTACTTCTACAAAAGAATTAGAGAAAAAGTTAATTTTGTCTTAATCGGATGTAGTGAAAGCTTTAGGAACTGTTTTTGTGTAAGCATGGATTCTAATAAAACTGATAACTACTCAATAGGACTTAATTTTAGAAATGATGAAGTACAATTACATATAAACGATGAAGCGTTTAGTAATTATTTTGATGGTGAAGATATAGACTTTGAAGTAGATTATGTCAAGGAAAATGATATAAGTATAAGCGTAAATGAGAATATAAATACTCTTAAAGTGAGTATGGATGATATGTGGAGAGAGTACGATGATAGGTGTATAGCCTGTGGTAGATGTAACTTTGTATGCCCTACATGCACATGCTTTACTATGCAAGATATATTTTACAAAGAAAATGAAAATGTTGGAGAAAGAAGAAGGGTTTGGGCATCATGCCATGTTGATGGATATACAGATATGGCTGGAGGACATTCATTTAGAAGATTACGTGGAGATAGAATGAGATTTAAAACATTACATAAAATATACGATTTTAATAAGAGATTTGGATATCAAATGTGTGTTGGATGTGGTAGATGTGATGATGCATGTCCACAATATATATCTTTTTCGACTTGTATAGAAAAAGTAAATGACCTAGTAAATAAGGAGGAAAAATAA